One genomic region from Macellibacteroides fermentans encodes:
- a CDS encoding gluconate 5-dehydrogenase, which yields MVNFSLEGKVALVTGASYGIGFALAMAYAQAGATVVFNDIKQELVDKGLAAYEAEGVKAHGYVCDVTNEDQVNNMVAQIEKEVGVIDILVNNAGIIKRIPMHEMTAAEFRQVIDIDLNGPFIVAKAVIPSMIKKGHGKIINICSMMSELGRETVSAYSAAKGGLKMLTRNIASEYGEHNIQCNGLGPGYIATPQTAPLREPQADGSRHPFDSFIIAKTPAARWGTPEDLAGPAVFLASDASNFVNGHILYVDGGILAYIGKQPN from the coding sequence ATGGTAAATTTTTCATTAGAAGGTAAGGTGGCACTTGTTACAGGAGCTTCTTACGGTATAGGATTTGCATTGGCTATGGCCTATGCTCAGGCTGGCGCAACCGTTGTATTTAACGATATCAAACAGGAGTTGGTGGATAAAGGTCTTGCCGCCTACGAAGCCGAAGGAGTAAAAGCACATGGATATGTATGCGATGTAACCAACGAGGACCAGGTTAATAACATGGTTGCACAGATTGAAAAGGAGGTTGGAGTGATTGATATTCTGGTGAATAATGCCGGAATCATTAAACGTATTCCCATGCATGAGATGACTGCTGCAGAGTTTCGCCAGGTAATCGATATTGATTTGAACGGACCGTTTATCGTGGCTAAGGCTGTTATTCCTTCCATGATTAAGAAAGGACACGGTAAAATTATAAATATATGCTCGATGATGAGTGAGCTGGGCCGCGAAACGGTATCTGCCTATTCTGCAGCAAAGGGGGGACTTAAAATGCTTACCCGCAATATCGCGTCCGAATATGGCGAACACAATATACAATGTAACGGATTGGGACCGGGTTATATTGCCACTCCGCAAACTGCTCCGCTACGTGAACCGCAGGCAGATGGAAGCAGACATCCGTTCGATTCTTTTATCATCGCCAAAACTCCTGCAGCCCGTTGGGGAACACCCGAAGACCTTGCCGGTCCGGCTGTATTCCTGGCATCGGATGCTTCCAACTTCGTAAATGGTCATATTCTTTACGTAGACGGTGGAATATTGGCTTACATCGGAAAACAACCCAATTAA
- a CDS encoding TraB/GumN family protein, which produces MKNYFPFLLLIFFTLCAFGKAPKEGLLWKISGNGLTQPSYLFGTWHGDTELRNQSFLDSVPGFHASFRSVKQFMCEKTLTGASKSTNSSQDKLRAVMLLPKDTTYSDLLDKSQISILDTFLTKKLKVTSDKMNLRPNALSYILTQMISEDTVRSRIRQKVMILESSTRLPDSVVIARRKQLYSEQDIMDYALLKKAEAKGMEVVGLDELIEYQPIMLFTTDATLKQQADSLVRFINRSGFDHLVDSMNLLTSALRDVYREQNIHKLKDEKQKLMDGIVKMDTWTKNKMDEMTQSLVSDRNRDWMKHILTYIKNKSTFIAVGALHLPGEDGLIQLLRDAGYTVEPM; this is translated from the coding sequence ATGAAAAACTATTTTCCCTTTCTTTTACTGATCTTCTTTACTCTCTGCGCCTTTGGTAAGGCTCCCAAAGAGGGCCTTTTATGGAAAATTTCGGGCAACGGCTTAACCCAACCCTCTTATCTATTTGGTACATGGCACGGAGATACCGAGCTCCGCAATCAGTCTTTTCTTGACAGTGTGCCCGGTTTTCATGCCTCTTTTCGCTCCGTAAAGCAGTTCATGTGCGAAAAAACATTAACTGGGGCATCAAAATCCACAAATTCTTCTCAAGATAAACTTAGGGCAGTGATGTTGTTGCCTAAGGATACCACTTATAGCGATCTGCTGGATAAGTCACAAATAAGTATACTCGATACCTTTTTAACAAAGAAATTAAAGGTAACTTCAGACAAAATGAACCTGCGTCCCAACGCCTTGTCTTATATTTTAACTCAGATGATATCTGAAGATACGGTTAGAAGCCGGATCCGGCAGAAGGTGATGATTCTTGAAAGTTCAACCCGTCTTCCTGATTCGGTTGTAATTGCCAGAAGAAAACAACTTTATAGTGAACAGGATATTATGGATTATGCCTTGCTTAAAAAAGCAGAAGCAAAGGGAATGGAAGTAGTAGGACTGGATGAGCTTATCGAATATCAGCCTATTATGCTATTTACTACTGATGCAACATTAAAACAACAAGCCGATTCCCTTGTTCGATTCATAAATCGTTCGGGCTTTGATCATTTGGTTGATTCCATGAATCTTTTAACTAGTGCTCTTCGAGACGTTTACCGAGAACAGAACATCCACAAACTAAAAGATGAAAAACAGAAACTGATGGATGGAATTGTTAAAATGGATACATGGACAAAAAATAAAATGGACGAAATGACACAATCATTGGTCTCAGATAGAAACAGAGATTGGATGAAACACATTCTAACATACATTAAGAATAAATCTACCTTTATTGCTGTGGGAGCGTTACACCTTCCCGGAGAAGACGGACTTATCCAATTACTTCGTGATGCCGGATATACGGTGGAACCCATGTAG
- the kduI gene encoding 5-dehydro-4-deoxy-D-glucuronate isomerase produces MKLNYEVRYAAHPDDAKSYDTTRLRKDFLISNLMVADEINLVYTMYDRLIVGGAVPVSETMELTAIDPLRAPFFLWRRELGIINVGGSGFVEVDGQTFELDYKEALYLGKGDRNVRFSSKDSANPAHFYFNSAPAHCTYPDKKITKAEANILELGSLEGSNHRVINRMIVQQVLPTCQLQMGMTELKPGSVWNTMPAHTHPRRMEAYFYFEVPSSQAVCHFMGETDETRHIWMKNEEAVISPVWSIHSACATSNYTFIWGMAGENLDYGDMDGCATEDLK; encoded by the coding sequence ATGAAACTAAATTATGAGGTACGCTACGCCGCGCACCCTGACGATGCCAAAAGCTACGACACAACACGGTTGAGAAAAGACTTCCTTATCAGCAATCTGATGGTTGCCGACGAAATTAATTTGGTCTACACTATGTACGACCGACTGATTGTTGGAGGTGCTGTTCCAGTATCCGAAACGATGGAATTAACAGCTATTGATCCCTTACGCGCTCCCTTCTTTTTGTGGCGCCGTGAGCTTGGTATTATCAATGTAGGAGGTTCTGGTTTTGTAGAGGTAGACGGACAAACGTTCGAACTTGATTATAAAGAGGCTTTGTATTTGGGAAAAGGCGATAGAAACGTACGATTCAGCAGCAAGGACAGTGCCAATCCGGCGCACTTTTACTTTAATTCGGCTCCGGCGCATTGTACGTATCCCGACAAGAAGATTACCAAAGCCGAAGCGAATATCCTCGAACTGGGTAGCCTGGAAGGTTCTAACCACCGTGTGATAAACCGCATGATTGTACAACAGGTTCTTCCAACCTGCCAGCTTCAGATGGGGATGACCGAACTTAAGCCAGGTAGTGTTTGGAATACAATGCCGGCACATACACACCCCCGTCGTATGGAGGCTTATTTCTACTTTGAAGTGCCTTCAAGTCAGGCTGTCTGTCATTTTATGGGCGAGACCGACGAAACACGCCATATCTGGATGAAGAATGAAGAGGCGGTGATTTCGCCTGTATGGTCGATTCACTCGGCTTGTGCAACCAGCAACTATACTTTTATCTGGGGTATGGCCGGTGAGAATCTGGATTACGGCGATATGGATGGTTGTGCTACCGAAGATCTTAAATAA
- a CDS encoding LytR/AlgR family response regulator transcription factor, whose amino-acid sequence MHPFLASKKEKVSISLLTLLAVTNQWILLYLYVDMPFNVITADSLFSVFLFACLGYLLWYMVDVTRAPLLEALVAFLTLGLWLSLSFASLYFFDYADGQIDHYFIRTLPIRVLLGILCWVILLQWYRLCKLKDVNDSIEVNCQTTTEPSGLPDNEEPKESLQKNEITDHIAVKSGTKIHIVRLDELLYLQAEGDYVMLFSASGQYLKEQTMKYFEMCLPPHRFVRIHRSYIINVEQILRVELYGKESYHVLLKNGKCLRASSAGYKLLKDRLSL is encoded by the coding sequence ATGCATCCATTTCTTGCTTCAAAGAAAGAAAAAGTATCGATCAGTCTGCTTACTTTGTTGGCCGTAACCAATCAATGGATCTTGTTGTATCTATATGTAGATATGCCATTCAATGTGATTACGGCCGACAGTTTGTTTTCTGTTTTTCTTTTTGCCTGTCTGGGATATCTGCTATGGTACATGGTTGATGTAACAAGGGCTCCTTTACTTGAAGCGCTGGTTGCTTTTTTAACACTGGGACTTTGGCTGTCTCTTTCTTTTGCCAGTCTCTATTTCTTTGATTATGCCGACGGACAAATAGACCATTACTTCATTCGAACCCTACCCATCAGGGTTCTTCTGGGCATTTTATGTTGGGTTATCTTGTTGCAGTGGTACCGGTTATGCAAACTAAAGGATGTAAATGATTCCATTGAAGTAAATTGTCAGACAACTACAGAACCGTCTGGATTACCTGATAATGAAGAACCGAAGGAATCCCTGCAGAAGAATGAGATTACAGATCATATTGCGGTTAAATCCGGAACAAAAATTCATATCGTACGATTGGACGAGCTTTTATACCTGCAGGCGGAAGGTGATTATGTGATGCTTTTCTCCGCAAGCGGGCAATACCTTAAAGAGCAGACGATGAAGTATTTCGAGATGTGTTTACCTCCTCATCGGTTTGTTCGCATCCACAGATCGTACATTATCAATGTGGAACAGATTCTCAGGGTCGAATTATATGGAAAAGAGAGCTACCATGTTTTGCTGAAAAACGGTAAATGCCTGCGAGCCAGCAGTGCCGGTTATAAGTTGCTAAAGGACAGGTTGTCGCTCTAA
- a CDS encoding SDR family NAD(P)-dependent oxidoreductase, translating to MKKVIIIGATSGIGYELAKGYVKKGWRVGVAGRRIETLEIFKSSAPDQIEIEQIDVTETDSPQQLQRLIDKVGGMDLFILSAGVGNQNRKLNPDIELATAQTNVVGFIRMVTFAYQYFKEQRKGHLAVISSIAGTKGLGVAPAYSATKGFQNLYIDALAQLAHMEKQPVVFTDIRPGFVETALLKTGTYPMLMKPDSVARKIMKSIKRKERVVVIDKRYAIIVFFWRLIPRWIWERISISNK from the coding sequence ATGAAAAAAGTAATCATAATAGGGGCTACATCGGGTATTGGATACGAACTTGCCAAAGGATATGTAAAGAAGGGTTGGCGGGTAGGTGTGGCCGGGCGACGTATTGAAACGTTGGAGATCTTCAAATCTTCGGCCCCCGACCAGATTGAGATTGAACAGATAGATGTTACGGAAACAGATTCTCCGCAACAACTGCAGAGGCTTATTGATAAAGTGGGAGGGATGGATCTGTTTATCCTGAGTGCGGGGGTAGGGAACCAGAACCGGAAATTGAATCCGGATATTGAGCTTGCCACGGCCCAGACCAATGTGGTTGGCTTTATACGTATGGTAACTTTTGCATATCAGTATTTTAAAGAACAGCGCAAAGGGCACCTGGCTGTTATCAGTTCCATTGCCGGTACCAAAGGATTGGGGGTGGCCCCTGCCTATTCGGCCACTAAAGGATTTCAGAATCTGTATATAGATGCACTTGCCCAACTTGCACACATGGAAAAGCAGCCAGTCGTCTTTACGGATATCCGCCCCGGATTTGTTGAAACGGCCTTACTTAAAACGGGTACCTATCCCATGTTGATGAAACCGGACAGTGTAGCCCGCAAGATCATGAAATCGATCAAACGTAAAGAACGTGTGGTTGTAATTGATAAACGTTATGCGATAATTGTCTTTTTCTGGAGACTTATTCCCCGATGGATATGGGAGCGCATTTCTATAAGCAATAAATAG
- a CDS encoding DUF4861 domain-containing protein, giving the protein MKLILSFLCAAILFGCTSNKIATLAVQNVSTEPRENEMVEINVDPQWTTAPFILTDSTGKEIPYQLTYNNKLIFQASVPACSEARYQLKAGVPQKVDTIVTGNQYPERVDDIAWENDRIAFRTYGPALQASGEKAYGYDVWAKRVSHPVVAERYRLELKEGITYHKDNGNGCDFYKVGPTLGAGTAALMVADTLVYPYCYDTYEILDNGPLRFTVKLTYHPLKINTDTAVVETRLLSLDAGAQLNRVIVSYHGLSAATPLAAGIVLHDTTTNFQADADRGYIAYADPVDRDNGQLYLAAILPGGEVKSAQPVYFSAQEQKTRGANGHLLACTTYQPDSSFTYYWGAGWSKWGFATQDDWFNFVRKESAKKAEPMMVIVVE; this is encoded by the coding sequence ATGAAGCTTATTCTTAGTTTTTTATGTGCAGCCATTCTGTTTGGCTGCACTTCAAATAAAATAGCTACGCTTGCCGTACAGAATGTTTCTACCGAACCGCGCGAGAACGAGATGGTGGAAATTAATGTGGATCCACAGTGGACAACCGCTCCCTTTATTCTGACCGATTCAACGGGAAAGGAGATTCCTTATCAGCTTACCTATAATAATAAGCTGATATTTCAGGCCAGTGTACCAGCTTGCAGCGAGGCGCGCTACCAATTAAAAGCAGGTGTACCCCAGAAGGTGGATACCATCGTAACAGGAAATCAATATCCCGAACGGGTTGATGATATTGCCTGGGAGAATGACCGTATCGCTTTTCGTACCTACGGCCCGGCTTTGCAGGCCAGCGGCGAAAAGGCCTACGGCTATGATGTCTGGGCAAAACGTGTGTCGCATCCCGTTGTGGCCGAACGTTACCGATTGGAATTAAAAGAAGGAATAACCTATCATAAGGATAATGGCAACGGCTGCGATTTCTACAAAGTAGGTCCTACGTTAGGAGCAGGAACTGCAGCACTCATGGTTGCTGATACGTTGGTGTATCCCTATTGTTATGATACGTACGAGATACTGGATAACGGTCCGCTACGTTTTACCGTAAAACTTACCTACCATCCGCTTAAGATTAATACAGATACCGCTGTTGTTGAAACACGATTGCTATCGTTGGATGCCGGAGCACAGTTAAACAGGGTAATTGTTTCGTACCATGGTCTGTCGGCCGCCACTCCACTGGCTGCAGGTATTGTTTTACATGATACGACAACAAATTTTCAAGCTGATGCAGATAGGGGGTATATTGCCTATGCCGATCCGGTGGATCGTGATAACGGACAGCTTTATCTGGCAGCTATTTTACCGGGCGGAGAGGTTAAGTCGGCACAACCAGTCTACTTTTCTGCCCAAGAGCAAAAGACGCGGGGAGCCAACGGCCATTTGTTAGCATGTACTACTTACCAGCCAGACAGTAGCTTTACATACTATTGGGGTGCCGGATGGAGTAAATGGGGCTTTGCCACACAAGATGATTGGTTTAATTTTGTGAGAAAAGAATCCGCAAAGAAGGCCGAACCTATGATGGTGATAGTCGTAGAGTAA
- a CDS encoding beta-N-acetylhexosaminidase, producing MKKLIILLFIALCTVQGVYAGIDNLLPQPQKIVTRKGVFNLNRTIQLILPPTTSGDPSIKSEIGGFIGMNGGNVTEKPSKAVIRIKLTDKVDGCEFQEEAYSLNIDPSQLTIQATTLQGAYWAVQTLHQLAEGNKGKIPACTITDWPAFPIRGYMHDIGRSYMNYDEIKKHIVNLSRYKVNVFHWHLTENQGWRLESKRFPQLNAPSSYTRHPGKYYTIEQAKELVAFAKQHNIIVIPEIDMPGHSEAFTRAFGYTMQTPQGLETLKELMNEICDIFKDSEWMHIGTDEVKITMPNFVPDMVSHIRSKGKKVISWNPGYKYTSDGIDMIMMWSNHGRPLPGKPAIDLRFHYINHFDTFSDLVGIYNSNIARQPKRNEQYAGVIVGMWNDRIMENDNALLTQNNFYPALLAVAERAWKGGGDKYIQENGVQLNPSQSDFPDFERRLLFHKNNYLKNEPIAYVKQVDASWKVTDAFPNSGNLTASFPPENQLSDTYSYEGKSYNTRTVYGSGICLRHVWDPIVSGLFKNPQPNSTAYAYTYIYSPKAQKVGAWIEFQNYSRSEPDLAPRQGKWDNKESRIWINDAEIAPPVWENTHTVRNQEISLKNENMVARAPIPVALKKGWNTVFVKLPVGAFTTQEVRLIRWGFAFALVTPDGKDAIEGLIYSPEMQK from the coding sequence ATGAAAAAATTAATAATATTATTATTCATTGCATTGTGTACAGTGCAAGGGGTATATGCGGGAATTGATAATCTGTTACCTCAACCACAAAAAATAGTGACGAGAAAGGGTGTTTTTAATCTGAACCGCACTATACAACTTATTCTTCCTCCCACCACATCTGGTGATCCGTCAATTAAATCAGAGATTGGAGGGTTCATTGGCATGAATGGAGGAAATGTTACCGAAAAACCCTCAAAAGCTGTTATCCGTATAAAGCTGACCGACAAAGTGGATGGATGCGAATTTCAGGAAGAGGCTTATTCATTAAACATTGACCCCTCGCAACTAACAATTCAGGCCACAACGCTTCAAGGGGCTTACTGGGCAGTACAGACCCTCCATCAGCTGGCAGAAGGTAATAAGGGGAAAATACCGGCATGCACCATTACCGACTGGCCGGCCTTTCCCATACGTGGCTACATGCACGACATCGGGCGAAGCTACATGAATTATGATGAGATAAAAAAGCACATTGTCAATTTATCCCGTTATAAAGTTAACGTATTTCACTGGCATCTAACCGAAAACCAGGGTTGGAGATTGGAAAGCAAACGCTTTCCTCAGCTAAATGCACCATCCAGCTACACGCGTCATCCCGGCAAATATTACACCATTGAACAGGCAAAAGAATTGGTAGCCTTTGCTAAACAACACAACATTATCGTAATCCCGGAAATAGATATGCCGGGGCATAGCGAGGCCTTTACACGGGCATTTGGCTATACCATGCAAACACCGCAAGGATTGGAGACTTTAAAAGAGTTGATGAATGAAATATGCGATATATTTAAAGATTCGGAATGGATGCATATCGGCACGGATGAGGTAAAGATCACCATGCCTAACTTCGTACCGGACATGGTTAGCCACATCCGCAGCAAAGGGAAAAAGGTTATTTCATGGAATCCAGGATACAAATATACTTCCGACGGTATCGATATGATCATGATGTGGAGCAACCATGGCCGGCCACTCCCCGGGAAACCGGCAATCGACTTACGTTTTCATTATATCAACCATTTTGATACCTTTTCCGATTTAGTTGGCATCTATAACAGCAACATAGCAAGACAGCCTAAAAGAAACGAACAATATGCGGGTGTGATCGTGGGAATGTGGAACGATCGAATAATGGAAAATGATAATGCCCTGCTTACACAAAACAACTTCTACCCTGCCCTGCTCGCCGTTGCAGAACGTGCATGGAAAGGAGGAGGAGATAAATATATACAGGAAAATGGCGTTCAACTGAACCCTTCGCAATCAGATTTCCCCGACTTTGAACGGAGACTTCTTTTCCACAAGAACAATTATCTGAAAAACGAACCCATTGCCTATGTAAAACAGGTGGATGCCAGTTGGAAAGTTACAGACGCATTTCCAAATTCCGGCAATCTTACGGCCTCCTTCCCTCCGGAGAATCAGTTGTCCGACACATATTCATACGAAGGGAAAAGCTATAACACCCGGACCGTGTACGGATCCGGCATCTGCTTACGTCACGTTTGGGACCCCATTGTATCTGGATTGTTTAAGAATCCACAACCCAACTCTACAGCCTACGCTTACACCTATATCTATTCACCCAAAGCACAAAAGGTTGGAGCCTGGATTGAATTTCAGAATTACAGCCGTTCCGAGCCCGATCTTGCACCTCGCCAGGGTAAGTGGGATAATAAAGAGAGCCGAATCTGGATCAACGATGCTGAAATTGCACCTCCTGTTTGGGAAAACACCCATACCGTGCGCAATCAGGAAATATCTCTTAAAAACGAGAACATGGTCGCACGTGCACCGATTCCCGTTGCGTTGAAGAAAGGATGGAACACCGTATTCGTAAAACTCCCTGTGGGAGCATTTACAACTCAGGAAGTCAGATTAATCCGCTGGGGATTCGCGTTTGCACTTGTTACCCCCGATGGTAAAGATGCCATAGAGGGGCTGATCTATTCGCCGGAGATGCAGAAATAG
- a CDS encoding LiaF transmembrane domain-containing protein gives MEIINPPQDRKDSERSEQPKPGMPKSVLLPVLFIIGGILFLFRNLNMIDNTLFGMFISWQTLMVVIGIFLLANKNYPGGLVVLFLGTAFWAEKIGMLSSGFMFTFWPIIFVIIGVGILIKRGSKDSEYYHRNKFTTVNENSGGYVDSRNTFGDVKRIVLDPVFNGGYVENGFGATRIDFRKTSLPLGTTVLDVNCYFGSIELYIPGEWNIRNEAHPFLGSSDDKRMDHGSANSDRTLVIKGTVTFGSLEIK, from the coding sequence ATGGAAATTATTAATCCTCCTCAAGACCGCAAAGATTCCGAGCGCTCGGAACAGCCCAAACCCGGAATGCCCAAATCTGTTCTCCTACCCGTTTTATTTATAATAGGTGGTATTCTTTTTCTTTTCAGAAATCTGAATATGATTGATAATACGCTGTTCGGAATGTTTATTTCGTGGCAAACGCTGATGGTTGTAATCGGAATATTTTTATTAGCCAATAAAAATTATCCCGGCGGATTGGTAGTCCTTTTTCTTGGAACGGCCTTCTGGGCAGAAAAAATAGGAATGCTTTCATCCGGCTTCATGTTCACCTTCTGGCCGATAATATTTGTGATTATAGGGGTTGGCATACTTATTAAAAGAGGCAGCAAGGATTCCGAATATTACCACAGGAACAAATTCACAACAGTCAACGAAAATTCCGGCGGTTATGTGGATTCACGGAACACCTTTGGCGATGTAAAACGGATTGTACTGGATCCTGTTTTTAACGGCGGATACGTTGAAAATGGTTTTGGAGCCACCCGTATTGATTTCAGAAAGACCTCTCTTCCTTTGGGCACCACGGTGCTGGATGTGAATTGTTACTTTGGAAGCATCGAATTATATATTCCGGGTGAGTGGAATATCCGGAACGAAGCACATCCTTTTCTGGGTTCTTCGGATGATAAACGGATGGACCACGGAAGTGCTAATTCGGATCGGACATTGGTTATAAAGGGTACGGTTACGTTTGGAAGTTTAGAGATCAAATAA
- the fldA gene encoding flavodoxin FldA, protein MKKIGIFYGSGTGTTGEIAERIAEKLGLGSEHVYDISSVDLNVLTQYDLLILGTSTWGSGDLQDDWDNAIGKVKKLDLSGKAVALFGLGDSGSFSDSFCSGMGILYRELQGSGVTFYGWSDPEEYEFEDSESVVDGKFVGLVLDETNESTLTNGRIDKWIDLLKKDCPAS, encoded by the coding sequence ATGAAAAAAATAGGTATATTTTATGGTTCCGGAACAGGAACAACCGGCGAAATTGCCGAACGAATTGCTGAGAAACTCGGTTTGGGCAGCGAGCATGTATACGATATCTCATCGGTGGATCTGAATGTGTTGACTCAATACGATTTGTTGATATTGGGTACTTCCACCTGGGGTAGCGGCGATCTGCAGGATGATTGGGATAATGCCATCGGTAAAGTAAAAAAACTGGATCTCTCGGGCAAGGCAGTAGCTTTATTCGGATTGGGTGATTCGGGATCATTCAGCGACTCTTTCTGCAGTGGTATGGGTATACTCTATCGCGAATTACAGGGCAGCGGCGTTACATTTTATGGATGGAGCGATCCGGAAGAGTATGAGTTTGAAGATTCCGAATCGGTTGTGGACGGGAAGTTTGTAGGTCTGGTTCTGGATGAAACAAATGAAAGCACCCTCACCAACGGTAGAATTGATAAATGGATTGATTTACTCAAAAAGGATTGTCCTGCCAGCTGA
- a CDS encoding MFS transporter, translating into MNTQNEKMTNYRWVICSMLFFATTVNYMDRQVLSLTWKDFIAPEFHWTNADYGNITATFSIIYALAMLFAGKFVDWMDTKKGYLWSIGVWSFGACLHALCGIGTEWVVGLDSAEALRIAEGADLVAKIASISVTFFIIARFVLAVGEAGNFPAAIKATAEFFPKKDRAFATSIFNAGATVGALAAPVSIPFIAASFGWELAFLIIGALGFVWMGFWVFIYKKPEAHPRVNASELTYIRQDNDHEPAGTTEAPAKKMPFMQCFTYKQTWAFAFGKFMTDGVWWFFLFWTPAYLSSVYGLDSTQSAPQIFVLYLITLLSIVGGWLPTYFVEKKGMHPYAGRMRSMLIFAFFPLLALLAQPLGGMTEEFGALAVWFPVVIIGIAGAAHQAWSANIFSTVGDMFPRSAIATVTGIGGMAGGVGAFVINMSSGVLFDHATNTQMQFMGFKGIEAGYFIIFSICAVSYLIGWVVMKMLVPTYKKINL; encoded by the coding sequence ATGAATACACAAAATGAAAAAATGACAAACTACCGTTGGGTGATTTGCAGCATGTTGTTTTTTGCCACAACGGTAAACTATATGGACCGACAAGTACTTTCCCTGACCTGGAAAGATTTTATCGCTCCGGAATTTCATTGGACAAATGCCGATTACGGAAATATTACGGCCACATTTTCAATTATTTATGCGCTTGCCATGCTTTTTGCCGGTAAGTTTGTGGATTGGATGGACACCAAAAAAGGATATTTATGGTCCATCGGCGTTTGGTCTTTCGGTGCCTGTTTGCATGCTCTTTGCGGCATCGGTACCGAATGGGTGGTAGGATTAGATAGTGCCGAGGCATTACGTATTGCAGAGGGAGCCGACTTAGTGGCAAAGATTGCATCCATCAGTGTTACCTTCTTTATCATCGCCCGCTTTGTTTTGGCAGTAGGTGAGGCCGGAAACTTCCCTGCAGCAATTAAGGCTACTGCCGAATTCTTTCCGAAGAAAGACCGTGCTTTCGCTACCAGCATTTTTAATGCCGGGGCAACTGTGGGAGCTTTGGCCGCACCGGTTAGTATTCCCTTCATTGCCGCAAGTTTCGGCTGGGAGCTGGCATTCCTTATCATTGGGGCTTTAGGTTTCGTATGGATGGGTTTTTGGGTATTTATTTATAAAAAACCCGAGGCTCACCCCAGAGTAAATGCTTCGGAATTAACCTATATCCGTCAGGATAACGACCACGAACCCGCAGGAACTACAGAGGCTCCGGCCAAGAAAATGCCTTTTATGCAATGCTTTACATATAAACAAACCTGGGCTTTTGCATTTGGTAAATTTATGACGGATGGCGTTTGGTGGTTTTTCCTTTTCTGGACTCCGGCTTACTTAAGCTCGGTATACGGACTGGACTCCACGCAAAGTGCACCTCAGATATTTGTTCTCTACCTCATTACCCTGCTGTCTATCGTAGGTGGATGGTTGCCAACCTACTTTGTAGAAAAGAAGGGGATGCATCCCTATGCCGGACGTATGCGTTCAATGCTCATCTTCGCCTTTTTCCCTTTATTGGCATTGCTCGCACAGCCTTTGGGGGGGATGACCGAGGAGTTTGGCGCTTTGGCAGTCTGGTTTCCTGTGGTGATTATCGGTATCGCCGGAGCGGCCCATCAGGCCTGGTCGGCCAACATATTCTCTACCGTAGGTGATATGTTTCCCCGTTCGGCTATCGCTACCGTTACCGGTATCGGAGGAATGGCCGGTGGTGTTGGAGCATTTGTCATCAACATGAGTTCGGGGGTATTATTTGACCATGCCACAAATACTCAGATGCAATTTATGGGTTTTAAAGGAATTGAAGCAGGTTACTTCATCATCTTTTCTATTTGTGCTGTATCCTATCTGATCGGATGGGTAGTAATGAAAATGCTTGTTCCAACCTATAAAAAGATTAACTTATAA